A region of bacterium DNA encodes the following proteins:
- a CDS encoding NADH-ubiquinone oxidoreductase-F iron-sulfur binding region domain-containing protein yields the protein LRAIGSNLGSAGFIALGERAPMRAVTEALSRFLYVESCNQCSACKAGLRQAWRELGEDPAKELDDHDCEELLAGAEHAPQGNRCYLPVQGALLIPSLLHRYGPEIRKPAEAEWTLPKMLDYDEKARRFVYDDRQKLKRPDWTYAEPVGAATFQEGSSAHGELA from the coding sequence CGCTGCGGGCGATCGGCTCCAACTTGGGCTCGGCCGGCTTCATCGCCCTGGGCGAGCGCGCCCCGATGCGGGCCGTGACCGAAGCGCTCAGCCGCTTCCTCTACGTCGAGTCCTGCAACCAGTGCTCGGCCTGCAAGGCCGGGCTGCGCCAAGCCTGGCGCGAGCTGGGCGAGGATCCGGCCAAGGAGCTCGACGACCACGATTGCGAGGAGCTGCTCGCCGGCGCCGAGCACGCGCCGCAAGGCAACCGCTGCTATTTGCCGGTTCAAGGCGCCCTCTTGATCCCTAGCCTCCTCCATCGTTACGGCCCCGAGATCCGAAAGCCGGCCGAAGCCGAATGGACTCTGCCCAAGATGCTGGACTACGATGAGAAGGCTCGTCGCTTCGTCTATGACGATCGTCAGAAACTCAAGCGGCCGGATTGGACTTATGCCGAGCCGGTCGGCGCCGCGACGTTTCAGGAGGGGAGTTCGGCCCATGGGGAGCTTGCTTAA